A stretch of Halomonas elongata DSM 2581 DNA encodes these proteins:
- the mapR gene encoding GntR family transcriptional regulator MpaR (MapR regulates genes involved in Pseudomonas quinolone signal (PQS) production and anthranilate metabolism): MKRYERFADEIAELIRNGVLAPGGRIPSVRQASRQYGISPSTVFQAYYLLEDRGLIVARSRSGYYVREQAQRVLHEPRMTPSRQEASDVSVSELAFSVLDSLQDTATVPFGSAFPSPDLFPLARLARSMAKGLRGMSGDDVLKDMTAGDADLRRQIVLRYTLKGMPLPPDELVITSGAMEALNLGLQCVTSPGDLVAIESPAFYASLQILERLKLRAVEIPVHPREGIDLAVLADSLARLPIKACWFMSHLQNPLGASLDQEKKRELYTLIKRHQVPLIEDDAYAELHFSTSPPKPVKQFDDEGLVIHCGSFSKSLAPGYRVGWVAGGRFAERISRLKLMTTISPSVPAQAAIADYLQHGGYDRHLRQLRHALETQQGQMLAAASRCFPDETRATRPAGGYFLWFEFPERVDSLRLFRMALEQGISVAPGPIFSATRGFRHCLRLSYGHPWTPRSEAAMKTLGELVDAF; the protein is encoded by the coding sequence ATGAAACGCTACGAACGCTTCGCCGACGAGATCGCCGAGTTGATTCGCAACGGGGTGCTGGCACCGGGCGGGCGGATTCCGTCGGTGCGTCAGGCGAGCCGCCAGTACGGCATCAGCCCCTCCACCGTCTTTCAGGCTTATTACCTGCTGGAAGACCGCGGACTGATCGTGGCCAGATCCCGTTCCGGCTATTACGTTCGCGAACAGGCGCAGCGCGTGCTGCACGAGCCGAGGATGACACCGAGTCGCCAGGAAGCCTCCGACGTCTCGGTCAGCGAGCTGGCATTCTCGGTGCTCGACTCGCTCCAGGACACCGCGACCGTGCCGTTCGGCTCGGCCTTCCCCAGTCCGGATCTCTTCCCGCTCGCGCGCCTGGCCCGCAGCATGGCCAAGGGGCTGCGCGGGATGTCCGGCGACGACGTTCTCAAAGACATGACAGCGGGCGATGCCGACCTGCGCCGCCAGATCGTGCTGCGCTATACGCTGAAGGGCATGCCGCTGCCGCCCGACGAACTGGTGATCACCAGCGGCGCCATGGAGGCGCTGAACCTAGGGCTGCAATGCGTCACCTCGCCCGGGGATCTGGTCGCCATCGAGTCCCCCGCCTTCTATGCCAGCCTGCAGATCCTGGAACGCCTGAAGCTCCGGGCGGTGGAAATTCCCGTGCATCCCCGCGAGGGCATCGATCTTGCGGTGCTGGCGGACAGCCTGGCTCGGCTGCCCATCAAGGCCTGCTGGTTCATGAGTCATCTGCAGAACCCGCTGGGGGCCAGTCTCGACCAGGAGAAAAAGCGCGAGCTCTACACCTTGATCAAGCGTCACCAGGTGCCGCTGATCGAGGATGACGCCTACGCGGAACTGCACTTCAGCACCTCGCCGCCCAAGCCGGTGAAGCAGTTCGACGACGAAGGCCTGGTCATTCACTGCGGTTCGTTCTCGAAGAGTCTGGCACCGGGCTATCGGGTCGGCTGGGTGGCGGGCGGCCGCTTTGCGGAGCGCATCTCGCGCCTCAAGTTGATGACGACCATCTCGCCCTCGGTGCCGGCCCAGGCGGCCATTGCCGATTACCTCCAGCACGGTGGCTATGACCGCCACCTCCGCCAATTGCGTCATGCCCTGGAGACCCAGCAGGGGCAGATGCTGGCCGCAGCCTCGCGATGCTTCCCGGACGAGACCCGGGCCACTCGCCCGGCCGGCGGCTACTTCCTGTGGTTCGAGTTCCCCGAGCGAGTGGATTCGCTACGCCTGTTCCGCATGGCGCTGGAACAGGGCATCAGCGTGGCGCCGGGTCCGATCTTCTCCGCCACCCGAGGCTTTCGCCACTGCCTGCGCCTGAGCTACGGCCATCCCTGGACGCCGCGTAGCGAAGCGGCGATGAAGACGCTAGGTGAGTTGGTCGACGCTTTCTGA
- a CDS encoding VOC family protein, protein MKVKRIMANTATEDLDKAEAFYGGILGLERLMDHGWFRTYGSDERMRVQVSFGAEGGSGTEVPDLSIEVDDIETALMRFEEASVPIEYGPVSEPWGVRRFYVRDPFGKLVNILQHE, encoded by the coding sequence ATGAAGGTCAAACGCATCATGGCCAACACGGCAACGGAAGACCTCGACAAGGCGGAGGCCTTCTACGGCGGTATTCTGGGCCTGGAGCGGCTCATGGATCATGGCTGGTTTCGCACCTACGGCTCGGACGAACGGATGCGGGTCCAGGTGAGCTTCGGCGCCGAGGGCGGCTCGGGCACCGAGGTGCCTGACCTCTCCATCGAAGTCGATGATATCGAGACAGCGCTGATGCGTTTCGAGGAAGCGAGCGTGCCCATCGAATACGGCCCCGTCAGCGAACCCTGGGGCGTGCGGCGCTTTTACGTCCGCGACCCGTTCGGCAAGCTCGTCAATATCCTGCAGCACGAGTGA
- a CDS encoding type I secretion system permease/ATPase — MTTRPAPTILQRALKACRPFFLSAALFSLFINLLMLVPPLYMLQVYDRVITSRSLDTLFMLTLIVVFLFIVMGGLEIVRSRLLVRLGNRLDSMVNHRLFEAMFQNGIRQPGRASAQPLNDLATLRQFLSGNGLFAFFDAPWTPIYIGVLFLFDVWFGVFALAAGILLFLLALTNEWATRGLLAGAGEEQIQAQSLANANLRNAEVLHAMGMMPGIRKRWAERHQGFLLQQSRASDRAGTLANLSKVLRLLAQSLILGLGALLVLEGDLTPGMMIAASILMGRALAPIDQVIGAWKQFVGARGAYGRLQTLLRSVPQEEERMSLPAPKGEVSFEQVVAVPPGGKIATLRGLDFRVAKGQHVGVIGPSGSGKSTLARVLLGIWPAQGGTVRLDGADIAQWAREELGPYVGYLPQDIELFDGTISENIARFGEIDAERVVEAARRAGVHEMILRQPDGYDTRLSSTEGVLSGGQRQRLGLARALYGDPVLVVLDEPNANLDDAGERALGEALNRLKAQGTTLFVISHRERVLKSVDTLLVLQEGQPRFYGPKADVIAQLNSSKRHLQAARSAGGRPRASTDGHVVSQ, encoded by the coding sequence ATGACCACAAGACCAGCGCCCACCATCCTGCAGCGGGCCCTGAAGGCATGTCGTCCCTTTTTTCTGTCCGCAGCGCTGTTCAGCCTGTTCATCAATCTGCTGATGCTGGTGCCGCCGCTTTACATGCTGCAGGTCTACGATCGCGTGATAACTTCGCGCAGCCTCGACACACTGTTCATGTTGACTCTGATCGTGGTCTTCCTGTTCATCGTGATGGGAGGCCTGGAAATCGTGCGCTCTCGGCTGCTGGTGCGGCTCGGTAATCGCCTCGACAGCATGGTCAATCATCGTCTGTTCGAGGCGATGTTCCAGAACGGCATACGCCAGCCCGGTCGTGCGAGTGCGCAGCCACTAAACGACCTCGCTACGCTGCGACAATTCCTTTCCGGCAACGGCCTCTTCGCATTCTTCGATGCGCCCTGGACCCCGATCTACATCGGTGTGCTCTTCCTGTTCGATGTATGGTTCGGCGTGTTCGCGCTGGCTGCCGGTATCCTCCTTTTCTTGCTGGCGCTCACCAACGAGTGGGCCACTCGTGGACTGCTCGCTGGTGCCGGTGAAGAGCAGATACAGGCACAGTCACTGGCGAACGCCAATCTGCGCAATGCCGAGGTGCTGCATGCCATGGGCATGATGCCGGGCATCCGAAAGCGCTGGGCGGAGCGTCATCAAGGCTTTCTGCTTCAGCAATCCAGGGCCAGCGATCGGGCCGGAACGTTGGCCAACCTCTCTAAGGTGCTGCGGCTGCTGGCGCAGTCGCTGATTCTGGGGCTCGGGGCGCTGCTGGTGCTGGAAGGAGACTTGACCCCGGGCATGATGATCGCCGCCTCCATCCTGATGGGGCGGGCGTTGGCACCGATCGATCAGGTGATTGGCGCCTGGAAGCAGTTCGTCGGTGCCCGAGGGGCCTACGGTCGACTTCAGACGCTGCTGCGCTCGGTGCCGCAAGAGGAGGAGCGCATGTCGTTGCCGGCACCGAAAGGCGAGGTGAGCTTCGAGCAGGTCGTCGCCGTGCCGCCAGGGGGCAAGATTGCCACCCTGCGTGGTCTCGACTTTCGGGTCGCCAAGGGCCAACACGTCGGCGTGATTGGTCCCAGCGGCTCGGGCAAGTCGACGCTGGCGCGAGTGTTGCTCGGTATCTGGCCGGCGCAGGGTGGCACCGTGCGTCTCGACGGCGCGGATATCGCCCAGTGGGCACGGGAAGAGCTGGGCCCTTATGTCGGCTATCTGCCACAGGATATCGAGCTTTTCGACGGCACCATCAGCGAGAACATCGCGCGTTTCGGGGAAATAGATGCCGAGCGGGTCGTCGAGGCGGCGCGTCGTGCTGGTGTGCACGAGATGATCCTGCGCCAGCCGGATGGCTACGACACCCGGCTTTCGTCTACGGAGGGCGTGCTCTCCGGTGGCCAGCGCCAGCGCCTCGGCCTGGCCCGAGCACTCTACGGTGACCCGGTACTGGTGGTGCTCGATGAGCCCAACGCGAACCTGGACGATGCTGGCGAACGTGCGCTCGGCGAGGCGCTCAACCGGCTGAAGGCGCAAGGCACGACGCTGTTCGTGATTTCTCATCGTGAGCGCGTGCTCAAGAGTGTCGACACCCTATTGGTACTGCAGGAAGGCCAGCCACGTTTCTATGGACCCAAGGCCGATGTCATTGCCCAGCTCAACAGCAGCAAGCGCCACCTGCAAGCCGCCAGGTCGGCCGGTGGAAGGCCTCGGGCATCCACGGACGGTCATGTCGTCTCCCAGTGA